CAAACAAAGTTCATagaattccctttttttttttttttttgctcaattTGGTACACTAGAAAGAGTCTTTTATTCTTAACATTCCTTCCAATTCTAACAGCACAATAGCAACATCaagaagataaataaaaataaaagaaaattttcattttagCTTTGTCTAAACTCGGTCATTGTCATCACTTAAATATTAGTTGATGCCACCTATTGATTAACTCTTCATCGCCACTCAGTCCTACTTTATCATATAAATGTTGTCCTTCCAGCTGTAGTTATATAGTGTGCATCTCTCATCATGTGGACTTGTAAACAACCCATTCTTTCAAGAAGACCACCAAAataattaaacataaatcattacTTTTGTTCTCAAGACATCCGTTCCATCATTCATTGTTCTTTTATTTCCTAAGTTAGTCTATTTTACTGGTAAATCAAGTGTTATAGCTTGCAAAACTTCCTCCATGTCTGTACTTATTGATCTCAATCATCATCATTATGTACTTGTAGCCACTGTTTATTTTTCTTTGTTGGAAATTGTAGCCTTTGGCATTATGTTTTTGTTTAATATCaacatattttcttattttttaaaataatatttattattttattctagCTGAGCTGCGTCGCATGCAcatgcatcatatacacttcccaCATTTTTTTTAATCTGCATATAAGTTAATTTATTTTGTTGGAAATTAAATCTTCCGTTGACCATATTTTCACCACTATTTTATatataccttatatatatatataatataaatatataaaaaaaagtatcaaatatcataaaataataattttctaaATATTATTTTTCCAAAAGAAAAAAGCTTTTAAGGGCTCCTcacacctaaaaaaaaaaaaagataacaaatatggCAGTGACGGCCCAATCGACCAACTTGGGAATCCACATTGGGCCCAATCAAATTTCACTCTGGCAATTAACAGTTACGGACCGATTCCCCCACgtcctaatctctctctctctctcttctgccaTACAAAACCCTAATAATAAAAGGGTCGGCAAAGCCCCCAAATCCGCGAGAAAGattgagcgagcgagcgagcgacttCCGGCTGCCTTCCTCAATCTTCGTCTCGATCTGCTCCAAGtcgtttccacttcttcttcctcctcgtcggGAACCCTAAAGAGAACGAGAATGgatcaacagcagcagcagcagatcgcGGCAATTCTTGGGGCGGCGGAATCGGGGCCCTTCGAGTCGCTGATTGGCCAGCTGATGTCGGCCTCCAACGAGCAGCGCGCCCAGGCGGAGTCCCTCTTCAACCTCTGCCGTGACCTCCACCCGGACGCCCTCGTCCTCAAGCTCGCCTCCGTATTGCACTCCTCTCCCTCCCCCGACCTCCGAGCTATGTCCGCCGTCCTCCTCCGCAAGCTCCTCACCCACCGCGGCGGCGGCGATTCCGATGCCCCCCTCTGGCCCCGCCTTTCCCCTTCCTCCCAATCTTCCCTCAAGTCTCTCCTCCTATCGGTTCTCCATCGCGAACCCGACCGCTCCATCGCCAAGAAGGTCGCCGACACCGTCTCCGCCCTCGCCGTCTCCCTTCTCCCCGATGCCGCCTGGCCCGACCTGCTTCCCTTCCTCTTCCACGCGGTCTCCGCACCCGATACCACCCCCCGCCTCCAGGAGTCCGCCCTCCTCGTCTTCGCCCAGATCGCCTACGTCCTAGCCGATGATGCCTCCTTCGTCGGGCCCCACCTTCCGACCCTCCACTCCCTTCTCCTTTCCGCCCTCTCCCACCCTTCTTCTCCCGACGTCCGTGTTGCTGCACTCTCTGCGGCTGTCAACCTCGTCACCTCTCTCGAGTCTGCTGCCGACCGCAACCGCCTCGCCGATCTCCTTCCCGCCATGATGCGCACCCTCACCGAGTCGCTCAACTCTGGGCAGGAGGCCGCCGCTCAGGAGGCCCTTGAGCTCCTCGTTGAGCTGGCTGGAGCAGAGCCACGGTTTCTTCGCCGACAGTTGGCTGATGTGGTCGGTGCCATGCTGCAGATTGCGGAGGCTGATGGACTCGAGGAGGGCACACGCCACCTGGCGATCGAGTTCGTCATCACCCTTGCGGAGGCGAGGGAGCGTGCCCCTGGGATGATGCGGAAGCTACCCCAGTTTGTTAGCCGGCTCTTTGCTGTGCTCATGAAGATGTTGCTGGATATAGAGGATGATCCTGCCTGGCACAGCGCAGAGGTTCAGGATGAGGATGCTGGGGAAACTAGTAATTATGGGGTGGCCCAGGAGTGCCTCGATCGTCTTGCCATCGCAGTTGGTGGAAACACAATCGTGCCAGTTGCCTCAGAACTACTGCCAGCCTACCTTGCCGCACCTGAGTGGCAGAAACACCATGCAGCCCTAATCACTCTTGCTCAGATCGCCGAAGGTTGCTCAAAGGTAACGTAGTCTTTAGTTAATTAGGCTTTTCTTTGTTGAAAGATATGATTTTGTTATCatcataatgagagtttctttcatATAAGTGTAGTATTGTTAGCATCAATGGTGTTATATTTTGTTTCCTTAAACTTCTTGTGCAGGTGATGTTAAAAAACCTGGAGCAGGTGATAACCATGGTCCTAAGCTCATTCCAGGATCCCCATCCTCGAGTTCGTTGGGCAGCAATTAATGCTATTGGACAGTTGTCGACGGATCTGGGACCGGATTTGCAAGTCCAATATCACCAGAGAGTGCTCCCAGCATTGGCAACAGCGATGGATGATTTCCAGAATCCCCGTGTGCAGGCAAGCACTTTAGAGTGTTGAAGTTTGTGATTTATGATTTCAGGTTGTCTACCATAAACATAGATGAATTAATCCAAGTCATTCTCCTTAGTTAAGAAAAGTCAGCTGTTGTAAAAAATATATTGTCTGTTTTGTTGATTCCATGAaaattattcttataattatCTGTCATACTATTCCATGCTTATCTCATGCACTTTAAGCAGCACTAAGAAAACAGTTAAGCTTTTGTTATTTTAATTTCTATAGAACTCATCTAGTTTAGGGTTACTTGAATGACTTATAGTATGACCACCTTGAGAGTTAGTTAAGCTTATCTCTTGAATCATTATCTTATTTGATGGGGGGTTATGCTTGGTTTTGTTTACCACAATGAATTGGGTAAGAATACATAAATTTTGAAACACTGGATATGGAGACAGCCTGCTTAAGACTAACATCTATCTCTTGAACATAATCAAGCTATTTGTAAGCTAAATATTCGTTAGTGGAGCCTGATTCTTGGTAAGCAAATGGAAGCATTATTTGCAAGTGATCAAATACTTTCCAATGCATGTAGACATGTAGTTTGATTGACTTGGATGTTATGATATTTTCAACAAGTATTATAAGATGAGTTCATGTATGATTGGAATGGGTGATATCATTTTTTTCGCTTGATTGGAAAAATTGTGTTGTAATGAATTTCTAGTTGAGAGTTATACTGCACTAATTCAGAAAATATTTGCATTTTGATTACATGGTTGGACATGACTAAAGACACTATTTTGTGTTGACTCTGTTCTGAACCATTTCTAAGATCTTTTAGAGTTTAATGAACTCAATTAAGATTTGAAAGTGCACTAAGCATTCATGGGGCAATATGTGTTTTTTGTTTCTCCTGGAGGATAAGTTAGAATTGTTGTTCACTCAGGACTACATAATTAATATTGGATTAGTTTCTGATTATATGATCCAGTCTGTAAAATGGGCAATATATAGTCGGTGTTTGGAATTAGGTGTTGATGGTCTGTTATGGAGCCAGAGAAATTGTCCAATCAGATGGTGGGATCaatgagaaaatatattttttaaacaatgGAAAcatacaataaaaaaataaaatgaaatttgTGGAAAAATAAAACAACAAATCCTAAAAATTCGTTTACCTTCATATTTACTAAATGCCAAACTTTTTGGAAACATATGGaactaaaatataaaatgtaaaaatGTATACAATATAATAGTAAAAATTAGTGGAAATAATCTATTAAATAACAATAATGATATTCTATAGggaaatatttaatcatataattaaaaatatgattGTAGTAAATAGTTACATTTAtgccatttaagaaatataaaacTTATATACTTGCAGCTTTCAAGACATTGCTTGGTCAGAACTCATACATGGCCTTGGTGCTTCTCTGATCACTATGCAAATCAAATGTGTTTAATGAAATGACAAcgtaaaaaagaaaaattcacTTGTGAAATTTAAGATTTGTTCTAAACCTCATAATTTAAGATTATTTTACCTTTCCTATTTTGTTAAAGGTTAATAGCTATTTTCTATTCTACCATATCCTCTGCTTCTTGCAGAATCATGGATTATGAATATCATAACATTGGTGGTAGATGGAAAGTGTGTTAGTTGTAGTAATTAACAAAAACAATAGTTGAATGTTGTCCTTTATTTCTTTTTGTCTTTCGTGAAGTATGTTTTTCCATCTTATGCAAACTGACTTTTCTTGTCTTGCCTATCATAATTGCTTGTTGGACCATTCATTACTGGGTGAACCTTTGTGAGGCTTAAACCAGTTTGTAATTAGTTTTGAAGCTTTTTTGTTAGATATAAGAATTAACTTTGGGCGAAATGTAGGCTTTTATTTTGATCTAACACAATATGAAACTATAATAAAACAACAGACTGAAATGAGTTCTAAGTGGTGATCTCATAACTTATGAAGCAACATCTTTCTGTCtccttcaaaattactaataattcAGGGATTAGCCTCATATGAGGATTTACTGTGTCCTTTAGTTTTACTTAGCATGGGTTAGGTTGTCATTCTTTGTAGCCATATTTATTCTTTGGCTAATCAAGTAGAGGCATATCTGAATACATGTTTCATCGTAGAAAATGTTATGACATTAATCTTTTAGGAGTCCTGTGCCACTCTTGAGTTATATTTAATGAGTGGGACTTCCTGATTattgcttttctttttgtttatgctcttttttctgtttttttttttctgtttggaCTGTAAAAATCCTATTGAGAAAGACAACGTTTGGTTTATGTTGTGAGGCAATCTCAACGGCAgtataattttgtcattcattGTATGTTCCTTTATATATTGATTGCATGCTTCTCGATGATGTACATTTTTTGAAAACAAAATGTTCTGGGCCATTCTTTCtcaattaatatcaattgatccctTAGGCGCACGCATCTTCGGCAGTTCTGAATTTCTGTGAGAACTGCACTCCTGATATTTTGACACCTTACCTAGATGGGATTGTCGGCAAATTACTTGTGCTTCTGCAGGTATAACCTCAAATTTGCACTGATCTAGTATACTATCAATGTTTTCGCTCTGCTCTTGGTTGggaacttgaaaataattttgaaaaattgtAATGTTCCATTCAGAATGGGAAGCAGATGGTGCAAGAAGGAGCTTTAACAGCCTTGGCCTCAGTGGCAGATTCATCACAAGTACTTGTTAAAACCAGTTTTGTTAAGCTGTTTGCAATATGTGCTGTTGACCAGACTTATTATGACACTGACAATGCAGGAACATTTCCAGAAGTACTATGATGCTGTTATGCCTTACCTCAAAGTTATATTAATGAATGCAACTAACAAGTCAAACAGGATGCTTCGTGCGAAATCGATGGAGTGCATAAGTTTGGTTGGAATGGCAGTGGGCAAGGAGAAGTTCAGGGATGATGCTAAACAggtacaataatttttttcatatttattgttACTTCATTTGTGATTCATATGTCAAAGTATCTAACATGAAAGGTGGATGATTGTACATGGAACAGGCTTATAGGTTCACTTTTTTCATTAAGTTGTTTATATACTACTTTTTAATGTGAGCATAAGGATTTGGGCTTAAATGCTATTGAAATGTAAAATTCATTTTCATTATGGTGTACAGGCAATTTACTGACAAAAATTTCAGTAAGTTCagtaattttaaaatttgatactGTGGGGGTCTTATGTGGTGGGCATAATATattcaaatgatatatatatatatatataatttttaaatctgTATGGAATTTAAGATGTTATACCTTCTTGTTCTGAAGATGGTTGCTGAATGACGAGGTCTTTAGTTTTTGATGCTGCTTTGATGAAAAAACTACACCATGAATTTTGGTGTGTTTCTCTGTAGTTAACTTTGTGAAAACTACGGTTGTTTCTCTGTAGTTCAACTAAACTATTTTTGCTACTGATCTAATTATTGATTAGGCATTACAATCTTATCATTTAACTGACTTTTATGTGCCAGGTAATGGAAGTTCTGATGGCATTGCAAGGATCACAGATGGAGACAGACGACCCTACCACAAGCTACATGCTTCAGGTGTACCTGAGATCTAATAGCTTAATATTTTAGACAAATGATAAGCCTGATGTTAATCATTCTTCTTTCTGAATAGGCATGGGCCAGGTTGTGCAAATGCTTGGGACAGGATTTTCTACCTTACATGAGTGTTGTTATGCCCCCATTACTTCAATCTGCTCAGCTGAAACCAGATGTGACTATTACTTCAGCAGATTCAGACGATGATATCGAAGATTCAGATGATGAAAGGTTTGTTTTTTATGCAAAAAGTGAAAAAAAGAGAATATTAAAAAAGAGaatattatcatttttctttctgtttgttcattgaGCTGATCTGGTCAAACTATGGTTGCAACATTATAGTTATAATCGTATGCTATTATTTTTCTTAGTTCTGCGTCTGTTTGCAGTGTTGAAACAATCACTCTTGGAGATAAAAGGATAGGTATTAGGACTAGTGTCTTGGAGGAAAAAGCTACAGCCTGTAACATGCTCTGTTGCTATGCTGATGAGCTCAAGGAGGGCTTCTACCCATGGATTGATCAGGTCGGTTGTGATCAGagtcatatttatttataatgcAACTGACTGCCGTAGGGTAACCAATGCTATAAAACTCAAATGAAATGCAGGTTGCTCCTACATTGGTACCTCTTCTTAAATTTTATTTCCATGAAGAAGTGAGGAAGGCTGCTGTTGCAGGTAtatattcttatttttctttttcagttatttatttttttgagctTAGTTTGTTAATGATCCAAGTCCAACGCATTTCTTCTACTTGTCTCTAGCCATGCCGGAACTGCTACGATCAGCAAAACTAGCAATTGAAAAGGGGCAAGCTCAAGGTCGTGATGAAACATATGTTAAACAATTAGCAGACTATATCATTCCAGCTCTTGTTGAAGCATTGCAGAAGGTAATCCTAACTATCTGATTGAATGATATTGGTTGTCGTATGATGTGCAAAGTTATTGATTTTTTCTCAATCGGAATCATCATTTTGCAGGAACCTGAAACAGAAATCTGCGCTAGCATGCTGGATTCACTAAATGAATGCATGCAGGTATTGCCTTAGCATAAAGTTGCtttgttgtaatttttttttgagaaaggACACTTAGCCTCTCAGAAGATCATCCCATGCCACAAATATGATATACAACCAATTCTATCATATGTAAGCTCACAaagcttttcttttgagaaggggCACTAGGCTTCTCAGATGATCATCACACACCACAAATATGGTATAAGCCAGATTCTAGCACTCTTAAGCTGGCAAAGTTCAAGAAAATATTGCTAGAGTTCAAGATCTGACACTTTTAATATATTTAGATATTTCAGTGTGTGCAGTGTTACAACTTAACCCCTACCCATACACATTCAGATAACAAACGTGAATATGAATGTGACACTTGTACATATTAGTAGTTGTAATTTGTCTAGAGTAGCGTATTCAAATGAGTTACTTGGCCAAACTTAGTTGAAGATAGTTGAAGGATTTCTTTTACATCAAACATGTTAAAGGGAGATTGGGACCAGCGTGGTAGATCTTTGTAAAAGGAAGTATGATAAAATTTATGACGTTTTTTTGTCACATTTATAGTTTTTCCAATTCATGATTATTTGCAACGATGTAATTTTTAGAAATACATTTCATTCATATGATAATATATGGTTAAAGAATTGGATCCATTCCCACCTTTCTTTGGTAAAAAACAATATTCATCCATATATTGAAAGCCTTGACTATTGAATACTGCTTGTTGAGCAGTCACTACTCATGGTTACATGTCAAATTCAGTTCCATCTTGACTTGGATATGAACTTAAATCATCATATAACTTTGAAACGCAATGTGTGACTTGaagcagggtctgccgtaccgaaccgtaccgcccggtatgagcGGTACGTattggtccgacaggttgtcggtacgcggaccgcctgttaccggtccgagtgcactgtagcactatagtagtgctctacagtgctacagtactcatcACACCTGGGTAtattgctcggtacacctgggtgtatcgctcggtataccgtaccgtactggtaccgagcccagatcgaaatactggtacggtacggtattgcgaaccttgacttGAAGTACACAATAGTCTATGGATTTTCTCCATCCATCGCGTTTTAAGATTCTTCTGACTTGACATAACATTATATATCATTTGGAACCTAATATGTCTCAGTTTGATATATTCCATTTTTGAGATTCTTTTGACTTGACATAGCTTATTATATATCATTTGCAACATCATGAAGCTTGAGTAAAAAAGGACTGATTTCTTTATCGACATATGGTTTAATCGttaataaattgataaaataaactgataatttttaaatttaatttcctAAAAATATCATTTCAAATTTATTTGTTCAATGATTAGAAATAATAATTGTGATATAAAGTTTGTAGAAATGCAAAAAATTGTTTTGTCTTGaaaatttagttttatttttaactttCTAAGAAAGGGGTTGAGATTTTAACTAAGTCAAAATATGAAATTTAaagtaaaattaattttctttttttaaaaacatTCCAAATATTGGATTGAATAGACTTGTTAAAATAAATAATGGACTTTTATTCAAGAATTACCAATTCAGTTTATTAAATGATAAAAACAATTAGGCACACTTTAATAATTGTTTTATGACAataataagctagcaaaaatagaCCTTTGCCGAAGTATTTTTCAGATGATCCTGATTTCTATTGAATTTCATTTCCATTTTATTTTCTAAGTTACTATAAAAATGATATCTGCTAGTCTATTAACTATTGGGGtccaatgtcaatatgtttatgcaAGCCTTAATTTGGAATAAACTTCAAATTGTTCCATATGGCCTTAAAATAGTCTAGTAACAAAGATACATAGATGATAGATGAAAAAGTTAAATGGAAGCTTAACCTAATAATCATGAGATACTTGAGAccggaaattttttttttttttcgttttctgtctcttctctttttttctttttatcttcctGGCTTCCCCAGCAAATTTTCAACAATTTGACCTAATTTATTGAATTTTCATTGGATTTCATAAGAACATTGCGTATTGTTACTCCATCAGATGACTCCACAATCTGATATAACCAATCTAGTTCGATCCATTTATAAATCCTACAACTGATTTTGAATCATCAAGCGAACCTTAGTCGTGAGTGGGTATTAATGCATCGAGATTCTATTGTGAAAGAAATTTAACAGATGATCTCATACATTGAGCACATCCATAAGTCCATAAATCCATCTTACAGGATATATTCATATATCCATCTCTTGGATGGTAAACATTTCCTTAAACCATAACAGAAATTCAGATGCCACAGGATCTGCATGCCTTTATTTAGATCTAGAGATCAAGACTTGTCCTCTACGTGCAATTGTAGGTCAAGTTATTCTATTTGATGGTGTACATTCAAGACTGTACACCGACTATTTAAAGAACCTTATATTGTAGCATTTTCTTAAAATATTTGTCATAATAGAACTTTAAAAATGAGCTAATAACTGTTTGTTTAGTAAGCCACAAGGACCTCCTTATGTTGTTACACATAAAAAGAGTTCTTGGTTCTACCTGCAGtttctaaccttttttttttggttctaTGCAGCTTGCTGGATTACTTCTTAGTGAAAACCAAGTCAGAAGCATAGTTGATCAAATAAAGCATGTCATAACAGCAAGTGCAGCTAGGAAAAAGGAAAGGGCAGAACGAACAAAGGCAGAAGACTTCgatgcagaggaagaagaggtgcTTAAAGAAGAAAATGAGCAAGAGGAAGAAGTGTTTGATCAGGTTAATAATGAAGTCCATGAAGGATATTTTCTACTTTGCTTTTTAATGCATTAGTCATTAAGCTATGAAATTAAATTATGATCAGATTTGTTCTGTCATATTCCAAATCAGGTTGGGGATTGCCTGGCCACTTTGATCAAAACCTTTAAGGCTTCTTTCTTACCGTTCTTTGATGAGCTCTCTCTCTATATAACTCCAATGCTGGTAAGTTTATGTAAAATTTTTACTGTTGTAACCTTGCTGTCTGGTAATTATGCATAATTGGACTTGGTTTGGAGCAGATGTTATTTAGTTTTTGCTGCGTTGCTGATATTTCTAGCAGTTGTGGTTACAAACCTTAGCAGCTAATGGAAGTACAATGCAGTGTCTAGAAGATGAACTAACCATAGAACAAATAGCAAGAAGAAGGGAGAAGAGAAACAGGGCCTGTGTCCTGCAAATGCACACTTTTTTTCTGTTTGAATTCATGATTAATATGTATTTACACTCCTTGAATATTTTAGCTGACCCTATACTTCAAATAATAAACTATCACAAGAGTCACATTTTAGATCTTATGGCCTAAAAAATTGTGATGTAGTAGAAGATTTGGGAATTTTACAGGTATTATTCAGTGAATCGAAAATAAATTATTGAGTATCTTACACCGTGCTCGTTCACTTCAACTACGTTTTCATTTAAAGGGATCAAGCAATATTTTTAATACAATTTGAGGAAATGCATTCATAAGTAGGAATGTTCCAATTTCCTAATTTGTTTAATTTTTATGTAACTCTCAGTTAAGGTCATCTAGTGTTTTTATTCACCCTCATGCTTCAGTTATAATTGCTTCTATTGACAATACCAACTGTTCTATTATTGTGCTGTTCATAATTTGATATTGTATCAGATTATATGTGCCCCTGAACTGATCATAGTTGTTCACCTAGAAGGTTCAGTCCCTTGTATTTCTAATTGATATAATACTATAGTTACTCAACACCTTTTGCTTTGTTTTATGATCTCCTTTAAATAAGTTCTGCTTAGGACTTTAAGTTCATCTACTTCATGTAATTTTCTTGTTAGCAGGGTCATCCATTGTCTTTTGCATGCAGGGCAAGGATAAAACAGCTGAGGAGAGAAGGATTGCCATTTGCATCTTTGATGATGTTGCAGAACAATGCCAGGAAGCAGCTCTGAAGTATGAATTTTCAATCAATTAATTGTCTGAATAATTGTCTTTATCTTtgcttaatattatctatttatttttggtAGATATTATGATACCTATCTTCCTTTCCTATTAGAAGCATGCAATGATGAGAATGCAGATGTTAGACAGGTTTGGATTCTTTTTTGCCTCGTCATGGAACTAGTTTGTGGTTTCTATGCCACCAGTTGCAATTGTTACTTCTGAGTCTGCTGACTATCCTTTTCTTTTCCAGGCTGCTGTTTATGGAGTTGGTGTTTGTGCTGAATTTGGTGGTTCTGTGTTTCGGCCTCTGGTTGGAGGTAGCTTGTTTCCATGATGTTAATCAGTAACCACATTGAAGTTTGCATTTGTTGCAGTtcctgaaataaataaataaataaatatataatacataAATTGTATAACATTTTTCTTACCTTATGCAGAGGCCCTGTCAAGGTTGAATAATGTTATTAGACATCCTGATGCAATGCACTCGGACAATGTAATGGCATATGACAATGCTGTTTCAGCTCTTGGAAAAATATGCCAGTTTCATCGTGATGGTATTGATGCAACTAAGGTTGTTTCTTGTTCTTTCTGATGTCCTTGTGCGGTTGAATGTTACATAAGTGTACTAAAGTTCGCATGCTACACAATCAATTAGTAGGATCAATGGCACTGATATTCTAAGCCAGTTTTGGTGGCTGATCAAGGTCATAAATCTTCAATTTTTGGATCTTAAGCCCTCTCACTAACTCATTCTTTCTTGTTCTCATCATGGTGAATTCCTTTTTATATCTGATGTTCACATGGCATAATGTTTAATAAGTCATTCATCTTGATGTACTTATGTAGCAACTTATAAATATTTGTTCAATTTGATTAATAGCTCTTTGGGATTGAATTATCTGAATCTTTATGCCCTCAAGTTGTTTTTAGTTGTAAGACACAACACCATTCTATTTGTCATTTACCCACAAAGCGTTGCTTGGTTTAGTGATAAAATGCTTGAGTTGAAGTGTCCTAACATGGCTAACTTTGACCGTATTTTTCATTTGTTTGCTGAAGCATGAGTTATCTAGGTTAGCAAAAGGAAATTAGATAGGTTTAATTTATCCCAGGTTATCTGGGTTTAATTCCTTTCCTTTCTTAATTAGACCCTATTATCTCTG
Above is a genomic segment from Musa acuminata AAA Group cultivar baxijiao chromosome BXJ3-4, Cavendish_Baxijiao_AAA, whole genome shotgun sequence containing:
- the LOC103981893 gene encoding uncharacterized protein LOC103981893; amino-acid sequence: MDQQQQQQIAAILGAAESGPFESLIGQLMSASNEQRAQAESLFNLCRDLHPDALVLKLASVLHSSPSPDLRAMSAVLLRKLLTHRGGGDSDAPLWPRLSPSSQSSLKSLLLSVLHREPDRSIAKKVADTVSALAVSLLPDAAWPDLLPFLFHAVSAPDTTPRLQESALLVFAQIAYVLADDASFVGPHLPTLHSLLLSALSHPSSPDVRVAALSAAVNLVTSLESAADRNRLADLLPAMMRTLTESLNSGQEAAAQEALELLVELAGAEPRFLRRQLADVVGAMLQIAEADGLEEGTRHLAIEFVITLAEARERAPGMMRKLPQFVSRLFAVLMKMLLDIEDDPAWHSAEVQDEDAGETSNYGVAQECLDRLAIAVGGNTIVPVASELLPAYLAAPEWQKHHAALITLAQIAEGCSKVMLKNLEQVITMVLSSFQDPHPRVRWAAINAIGQLSTDLGPDLQVQYHQRVLPALATAMDDFQNPRVQAHASSAVLNFCENCTPDILTPYLDGIVGKLLVLLQNGKQMVQEGALTALASVADSSQEHFQKYYDAVMPYLKVILMNATNKSNRMLRAKSMECISLVGMAVGKEKFRDDAKQVMEVLMALQGSQMETDDPTTSYMLQAWARLCKCLGQDFLPYMSVVMPPLLQSAQLKPDVTITSADSDDDIEDSDDESVETITLGDKRIGIRTSVLEEKATACNMLCCYADELKEGFYPWIDQVAPTLVPLLKFYFHEEVRKAAVAAMPELLRSAKLAIEKGQAQGRDETYVKQLADYIIPALVEALQKEPETEICASMLDSLNECMQLAGLLLSENQVRSIVDQIKHVITASAARKKERAERTKAEDFDAEEEEVLKEENEQEEEVFDQVGDCLATLIKTFKASFLPFFDELSLYITPMLGKDKTAEERRIAICIFDDVAEQCQEAALKYYDTYLPFLLEACNDENADVRQAAVYGVGVCAEFGGSVFRPLVGEALSRLNNVIRHPDAMHSDNVMAYDNAVSALGKICQFHRDGIDATKVFPAWLGCLPIKNDLIEAKIVHEQLCSMIERSDRELLGPNNQHIPKIVSVFAEVLCAGKDLATEQTISRMINLLKQIQQTLPPAVLASTWSTLQPQQQLALQSILSS